The stretch of DNA TTTGAAGAAGCACTGCATACCCATGCATATCAGTATGTCATTGAAAGCCTTGGATTGGATGAAGCGGCGGTCTTCAACATGTATCGGGAAATTCCTTCGGTGGCGACCAAAGCAGCCTGGGCCCTGCCCTTTACCCAAAGTCTGGGTGATCCGAACTTCCATACCGGTACGCCGGAAAATGATCAGCGCCTGCTGCGTGATCTGATCGCATTTTATGTGGTTTTTGAAGGGATCTTTTTCTATGTCGGCTTTACCCAGATTCTGTCAATGGGCCGTCGAAATAAAATGGTAGGAACCTCTGAACAGTTCCAATACATTTTGCGCGATGAATCCATGCACATGAATTTTGGTATTGATGTGATTAATCAAATCAAAATCGAAAATCCGCATTTGTGGACACCCGCGTTTAAAGAAGAAATCATTCAGTTGATTCGTCAGGGTGTAGAACTCGAGTATCAATATGCCAGGGATACCATGCCGCATGGTATTTTGGGAATGAATGCCGAAATGTTTGAAGAGTATCTCCACTTCATTGCCAATCGCCGTTTAAGCCAGATTGGCTTGCCAGAGCAATATC from Legionella quinlivanii encodes:
- a CDS encoding ribonucleotide-diphosphate reductase subunit beta — its product is MSELQEILNAPLSHMGATGLEALEMGAGRIHVDDKQIINCRADLNQLVPFKYKWAWDKYLTGCANHWMPNEINMSADVALWKDPNGLTEDERLIVLRNLGFFSTADSLVANNLVLAVYRHITNPECRQYLLRQAFEEALHTHAYQYVIESLGLDEAAVFNMYREIPSVATKAAWALPFTQSLGDPNFHTGTPENDQRLLRDLIAFYVVFEGIFFYVGFTQILSMGRRNKMVGTSEQFQYILRDESMHMNFGIDVINQIKIENPHLWTPAFKEEIIQLIRQGVELEYQYARDTMPHGILGMNAEMFEEYLHFIANRRLSQIGLPEQYPGAENPFPWMSEMMDLKKEKNFFETRVIEYQAGGTLNWDDE